A part of Sulfurimonas sp. HSL-1716 genomic DNA contains:
- a CDS encoding thioredoxin family protein, with the protein MKIFLSLMLFAAFAFGGHIQWQSSYDSALAKAKEQNKDILLLLLKKDSPRCKTVFVDIFNKKRVQDEINEKYVAAIAFYEDENSYPIEMFYTQQFPALFFVSGKDETFLTPSLSGHFTKKELLEKLKRE; encoded by the coding sequence ATGAAAATCTTTTTAAGTCTGATGCTGTTTGCCGCATTTGCTTTTGGCGGACATATCCAGTGGCAGAGCAGTTATGATAGTGCATTGGCAAAAGCAAAAGAGCAAAACAAAGACATACTGCTCTTGCTGCTAAAAAAAGACTCTCCAAGATGCAAGACGGTTTTTGTCGACATTTTCAATAAAAAAAGGGTTCAAGACGAGATAAACGAAAAGTATGTGGCTGCTATCGCTTTTTATGAAGATGAGAACAGTTATCCCATCGAGATGTTTTATACGCAGCAGTTTCCTGCACTTTTTTTCGTATCGGGAAAAGACGAGACATTTTTGACACCTTCGTTATCAGGACATTTTACAAAAAAAGAACTCTTGGAGAAACTCAAAAGAGAGTAG
- a CDS encoding SHOCT domain-containing protein: MNGYMMSGWGFMMGFGWLIFILAIVGVVYFMNNSSKNDEPSAKDILDKRYANGEIDEEEYKRKKENLR; encoded by the coding sequence ATGAACGGATATATGATGAGTGGATGGGGGTTTATGATGGGATTTGGCTGGCTGATTTTTATTTTGGCGATCGTGGGTGTGGTTTATTTTATGAACAACAGCTCTAAAAATGATGAGCCTTCCGCTAAGGATATCTTGGATAAAAGATATGCGAACGGAGAAATAGACGAAGAAGAATATAAAAGAAAAAAAGAGAATTTACGTTAA